The following is a genomic window from Malus sylvestris chromosome 12, drMalSylv7.2, whole genome shotgun sequence.
TCGGATGACTTCGTTATTGAAGTTAAAATTTGGGATGAGCATAAGAAGTGTCACTGGTATTTGTTTGCTATCTATGCTAGTACTGATGAGAAAAAAAGGCGAGATCAATGGGGGTATTTGAGCAGGCGGCTTGGAAACGACAGGAGAAGGGCTCTTCTCATCGGTGATTTCAATGATATTCTGTGTAATGATGAGAAGGATGGGGGCAACTATAGACCGACGTCTAGTATGCGTGACTTTAGAGGTTTTGTGGCTCAAAATGAGCTCATGGACCTGGGTTTTGTTGGCTATCCGTTTACGTGGCGGAACAACCAAGAGGCGAAGCCTATTCAGCAGCGCCTGGACAGGGGTTTGGCTACAATGGGTTGGCAGGACCTTTACCCTGAAAACATAATCAGGCACGTGGTTTTGGAAGGGTCTGATCATGCTCTGCTATTTTTGTCCACAGAGAAAGTGAAAGCTTGGAGGGGGAGAAAATTCGCTTATGATGTGcgatggagcaatttggaggaGTGTCGGCAATTGGTGGGTGAGGAATGAAGAGATAAATATGGGGGGTCACATGCCttttgtttttgtgaaaaaCTGAAAGCTCTAAGACACAGGCTAAAGGAATGGTATAGAGGGAGAGGAAGGAACTCAAAGAAAACTATCATGCAGTTGAAAGAGGAGATAAGAGCGGCTTATATGACCACCGACTTCGCCTCGGATGTGGTTAAAACCAAGGAGAGAGAGCTCAGGTTTGCTCATCGAAATGAAGAAATCTACTAGAGAGTGAAGTCGCGTGCCCAATGGTTAAAAGAAGGTGATAAAAATTCTAAGTTCTTCCATGCGCAAACGCTCAAAAGAATGAGGTTTAACCAAATCAAGGGGTTGGAGGACTCGAACGGAGTGTGGCAGGAGGACGAAGCAGCGATCTCTTCTATTGCTACCTCTTATTTTACAGAGTTATTTAAGACGAGTAGCCCTAGGCAAATCGACGAGCTTGGGGAATGCCTGGGACCACGAGTGTCTGCTGAGGATAACCTTGCCTTGACGACAGCGGTGTCCGAGGAGGAAATAAAAGTGGCTGTCTTCCAAATCCCTCCAATCAGGGCCCCGGGCCCGGACGGGTACTTTGGATGTTTCTACTAGGATCATTGGGGTATTGTGGGCAAGGATGTAGTCAAGATTGTCAAAGCTTTCTGGCATTCTGGTACTATTCTGAGGAAACTTAATCATACTAACCTTGTGCTTATTCCTAAAGTCAAATGCCCGAAAAGTATGACGCAATACCGGCCCATTGCACTATGTAATGTAATCTACAAAGTCATTGCCAAGGTTCTCACTAATAGGTTAAAGCTGGTGATGCCAAAGGTGATTTGTGACAACCAATCGGCCTTTGTGGCGGGGAAACAAATTCAGGATAACATATTGGTGGTGCACGAGCTCCTACACTCACTGCTTCATCAAAATAAAGGAGAACAGTCTGGCATGGCTATTAAGCTCGACATGGCTAAGGCGTACGACCGCGTGGAATGGGCGTTCCTCTTATCCATGATGGTGAAATTGGGGTTCGCTCCCTTATTTTGTATCTggatcaaggagtgtatttCCACTGCCTCTTTCAGCATCCTTGTAAATGGAAACCCTACTGGGTTTGTCCTACCAGAGAGAGGGCTGCGACAAGGAGATCCACTATCTCCCTATCTCTTCCTGCTCTGTACGGAAGGTCTTTCTATGCTCATAAGGAGAGGGATGGAGCAGGGCGCCTTCCACGGGTTCAGAGTGTCGGCTAATGGGAACCCAATCTCGCATTTATTTTTTGCGGATGACTCGGTGTTATTCGGTCATGCTAGTGTGGAGGAGGCGAGAGGCATTTTGGAGGTGTTACGGACATATGCCTGTGGTTCTGGCCAAGCTATTAATCTCTCCAAAAGCTCGATATTCTTTGGCTCGAAGACCTCGATCAGGGTTAGGAGGAAGATTGGGCAGACCATGGGAATCCAATGTAAGACCGGGTTTGGTAGATATCTTGGGCTGCAAGCCGATTTTGGCCATTCAAAAAAAGTAGTATTCGAAGAGGTGCAAGACAGGCTTGAATCCCGGCTGGCGGGTTGGGCTGAGCAATTTCTATCTCAAGCAGGAAAGGAAGTCCTAGTCAAGGCAGTGGCCATGGCAATGCCAAACTATGCCATGAGTTGTTTTAAGTTACCTATTGGGGTTTGCAGAGACCTGGAGAAAGCCATCCGGGATTTCTGGTGGAGAGGGAGTGAGCAGAGGAAGGGTGTCCACTGGATCGCATGGGAGCGGCTAATGAAGCAAAAAAGGCTCGGTGGGCTGGGCTTTAGGGATATCCAGTGTTTCAACCTGGCTTTCCTTGCTAAGATTGGGTGGCGGCTGGTCCAGAATCCAAGGTCTTTGCTTGCTACTGTTTTGATGGAAAAATACTATCCCGAGAAGAACTTTACTGTGGCGGGAAAGGGTCGGAACACGTCTTGGGGATGGAAGGGCATTTTTTAAGCCCGAAAGGTGCTCCTACAAGGCCTGCAGTGGCGGGTAGGGGACGGGGCCTGTATCAACATCAGGGAGGACCCTTGGTTTCCTAGGCCCTCTACTTTTAGAGTTACGCCTTTGGTAAACTTGCAAGCTACCTTGGTAAGTGATTTAATTGATTCGGGGACCAGCTCTTGGAAAAGTGACCTGATTTTGGCAGGTTTTCATCGGGACGATGTCGGGTCGATCTTAAGCATCCCCTTAAGCAAGACTGGGTGCCGGGACCGGATGGTGTAGCATCACAACGTGAATGGGGTGTATTCGGTTCGATCGGGGTATGGTGTGGCTTTGAACCTTATGGAAAATGGTGCTTTGGGGAAGAAAGGCCGAGGGTCTGCTAgtgaaaaaccaaaaaactacTACGCTTGGAACCTGATCTGGAAGTTGAAGGTacccaacaaaataaaaaaatttatctgGCGTTGTTGTAACAACGCACTGGCTGTTCGACGTAACCTGAAGCGGCGACATATGAGGGTGGACAACGTTTGTGGGGTGTGCGGTGCTGTGGATGAGTCAGAAATTCATCTTTTCTTCCAATGTCACCTTAGCCATCTGTTCTGATTCTCCTCTCCGCTCCAACTGAACTCCTTTGATCTGGCGGGAGCAGATTTCCTAGCTAGCTGGGAGTTGTTCTGGTCCCGAGTCAAGGGGAGGGACAACGCGGAGGGCATCATGCAGGAGTTTGCCTTTGGCTTATGGAGACTGTGGAAAAACAGGAATGAGGCGGTTTTCAAGGGTGTGAACTGCACCCTTTGGAGCTTTTGGTGTCCTGGAGCAGAAACATCTCTGATTTTAGGGATGCTATGATCAGTGAGACTGCGGGAAATCAGCCTAGGTGTCGACCTTTGAGCTCATCCTTGGTCCGTGGGGACTGTAGATGGGTGAAGCCGGCATTCGGGTTCCTCAAGGTCAACACTGACGCCGCATGGTGCAAGAGTACTCTCCGCACGGGGGTGGGATGGGTTTGCCGTGACTTTGCTGGACTACTCCATGGTGCTGGGGGTTCAGGTGTTGAGGTGTATCACTCCGCGGCTGCTAGGGAAGCTACTGCAATTAGGACCGCCCTCTTGGCTTGCATTGGCCACGGGTATGATAATGTTGTTATTGAATCTGATGCCAAAGTAATTATTCAGATGATTAGGCATGAACTGGCTCATGATTTCAGTCTTGAATGTATTCTTGGTGATATTGAGGTTCTAGTGCGTAAGTTGAGGTCGGTTTCGTTCTCTTCTGTGCCTAGAGAGAGCAATGTGGCTGCTCACTCGGTtgctaagtttgttttcaaggaAGGTCGTGAATTTGGGTGGGACAGTATTGGGCCTGAATTTTTGTTTAACATCCTAGCCCAGGATGTAAATCTCTCTATTCGTATCTAATATATTTCTAtcttcggaaaaaaaaaaaaaaaaaacaaagggtgCTGGCAAGTGGTGaggttttattttaaaaatttagaaCTCTGTTGATCCGTATGATTGTGGTTGTCGATATTCAGGATAAACGagttttattctttttatgttttatgttttgcaTTTCCTTTCTTGTGTTCTGCACATAAAAGAATTATATAGCGTGCTTATTCAATTTTGATGCAATGACGGGGAACTTCATATAATCGGTGGCATTAGGCAAATATTCAATAAGACATCTCCACCCTTTTCTATGTCAATGTCATGGCTGATGATTTCTGGGGAGATAGTGTAAGGGCGGAATAATTTAATGTTCTTGTATAAAGGATTCCTAAGGTTTAGACAGTGggtttttatatgaattgacaaggAAATGTGTTACGCTTTGCGATGAAGGAAAGGTAGTGCAAAGAAGGTAAAGACTAACGATACAAACAGCGCAGTTGAAAAGAGAGTAAACTATGGGAGGGTTGTACCATTTGAGAAAGATGTAGCAGCGGCAGATTCCTTCGAGATTGAGATGATCGGCTTTAGGGTATGGCACTATGCTCAAGTATAattaaccaaaagcattccatTAGAAGTATATATAGTGAAATCCATCAACTAGCCGAGTTCTTCTAGCTTACCTCTGAGCTTAGAGTGTGGTTGGGATTTCATGGAACTTGACAAGCTTATCGTGATGACGTGTCTCCTCGGTTGACGTGTGACTCGATTCATGTACTAGTGGCACCGTATTATATTATACTTGTTTATTAAGCATGTTTGATTTGTGCATTGAAATGTTTGTGGAATGTGGTTTGATTTGTATGATTGCCAtgttgtgatgaaatgtgaagactAGTAATGGACCGTTAACCATGgtgatggggatttgttgcttTGATATTGTTTCATTTCCCGCTTCGTTGATTAgttctaaatttagtatttgTGCCTAATTTCCCTTTGTCgagcttttgtaaattaagtaaCTTGTGCTTGTCTCATTTCTTTGAGCCATCGCGCATTATGGTTGTTGGCCTTccgtgattccgttgagtgatgttccGGAATCGTATCTAACTTGGGTTTCATTTAGTGGTGGTTATGCATCGTATCCACTTGGATTCCGTttagtgatggtccggaatggTATCCACTTGGATTCCGTTAAGAGATGGTCCGAAATCCCTTCTACTTCAcgattccgttgagagatggtccggaatcgtgtTCACCTTGGGTTTTATTGAGTTTGGATTTGTTCTCAGCTTCAGAGATGTAAGCTTCGGCCAAACTGTGTCGCTCTTGTGAGATCCCGTattttagatatatatatatatatatatatttatttatatatttaaagaGTTTTTAAGGTTTTCCTCTTAGTATCCACGTGGCAACAATGTTTGAAAGGATGTATGATGTACTCGCAAAGCTACTTGGAGAACACTCCAATCTAGCAGGAGCTGGCTTACAACGAgataacaaataaattatttattaaatatccTTAGTTAGTCGGCAACTTGCTCGTCATTATCCTTCAACCCAACCGACTGAAGCTATGTATTTATAAGCAGAGACCTTCAGACTGAAACGAGAGGAAGACAAGAAAGAagaaaccgagagagagagagagagagagagagagagagtagagtaGAAGTAGCAAGAAGTTTATATATGTATAAGAGAAAGGAATAAGAAGCTGCAAACTGACAGAAGGCTTGTGGTGTTAACCAATAGCATGTTATGTATGGAGGTATTGATCCCTATATTTTATATCCTTCTCATTCGTAGATTACTCACTGTTATTCAAATTAGTTTTTTGAGCAGATTCCTATTTTGATCACACATAAAGAGATTTAGCTTTGAGTATATAGGGTTTATGGCTGTTATGGTATACTGTACCGTAGGTGGGTTCAAATACCAATAATATCGGGTTCTGTATATTTTGGGATTGTGCGATAAGGAAGGAAGAGAATGGAAAGTTTTCCTACAGGTTTGTATTATAAAACAAGAGGGAACAGAATGTTTCGGATGAGTAGATAAATGGAATGGGTATAAGGAAGAAAGACAATGAAAAATAGAGAGATTAGGGACACTAATATGAGAAATACATCTATTGAGATTTGTTTGGCTAAAGTGCTCTTACTGTTGTTAATTCAGGATTATGGTTTTGTTCTTTGGTTATTGAATGCAGAAATGAATGTGGAAAATAAGAAGAGAACATCGAATTCCATAAGGTATGACCCGTGTGGTTGGTTGGTACATGGAGCTAACTTGTAGTATGACTAGCTTTGGAATCCAGGTAGGGGAAATAAGGCAGACTTTTAcagaaattgattttattaaatttcgtaAAGTACTATAATATTCTTGatctttttggttgatttatATGATTGAGTTTAATTCGCTAATTGCTTCAGTTAAGTGTTTACTTGTTATTGGTTATGGAATTATTGCTGGAATGCTATTCGTTGAGAATATATTGTGAAATATGTGAAATATAAAATGACATCATTTGTGCATCATTCATATTGATGTGGTTGGAATTTCAGTGTTCAAATTGGAAGTATGGAAATGAGGGTAGTTGGAAAGgatcttttgtgtagttgaaTCTATTCATTGTGAAATCAGTTCCAGGCGAGCCCGATGTGCCCAGTAGAATAGGATATCGACGGGAATTGTCGATGTGGGTGATTTGGGCTGGAGATCAATGAATTAGATAAGATGACTAGCAAAAGGGGTTTATGAACTTGGGATATCATATGGGGGTTAGTTTCTATAATAGAACATTCGAACCACCTCTGCAGGGGTAAAATGCATGGTATGGGACGTGCAGGTTCGCgtgttttattttataaattaacgGGGGTAACTGAAGAGGTTGCATGGCATTCATGCATCGTTATAATTGCTGTTTTGAGATTTGGCTATATGATTTCATGAtacttaatttaatattgtcaatttacTGTGATAAGGTTATGTCCCTACTGAGCTGTTGAAGCTCATCCCTTTATTATTATGCAGGTTTATGAACTAGACATTCAAGAGAATAGGCAAGACGAGATCGGATTAAATTGGAGAATagaaagtttattcatactttacTGTAGGTTGTAAAGAATTCTTGAATTGTTTGATAATCATGAATTATTTTTAATAAGAGGAGTTTATTTTCCAACCCGTgtcaatttccttttatttatttctactTTTACTCATGTTTCGAATTCGGAGTTATTTTTCCACCGACTCCGGGTCCGGGGcgtgacagaatggtatcagagcataggtacTAGACACCCTTGGATAAGAACTGTGGGAGAAGATTAGCATGAGCCACATAAGTTTGAATTTAGAAGAGTATGTGCGATGGGTTTTGTTAGTAAAGGTTTTGGTTGGCCTCTAGTGATACGTAGACTTAAATGTGAAGTCAGCTTTTGCAAATGATCTTGACAATTGAATTTATATGGGGATCTTCTGAGAAAGGAAATTAAGTTTGATCCAAAAACGAAAAGGATGAAAGTTAAGCAATGCATGCATATATCTTTAAGGTGAATTTTTCAGGTGAAATGGGTTGAAGAGTGAATAAAGGATGAGAGAACTTGAAATGTGGAGTTAATAGTCATGTTTTGGTGAGAATGGTAAGAAACTAAAATGTTTTGGTGGAGAAGTCAGTGTGTACTTAACTCACTTGACTTTGAACAGTGAAGCATATATGAGTATATAAGTAAATTCTACCAAAGGAACTTCTCGAGAAAATTGGTCAGTTAGTTGAGGGATTAGAAGCGATCTTAGAGTTAAGAATTGAATGAGACGAGAATTTGACACGACACAGAGTTTTGAAATTTCTGGTGTTATCTTAATCTCGAGAAATGGACAGGTAGTAAAGATtttatgcaaaggattttaTAATAAGTTAGTTACATACAATCTTGGAATGATTGTATATGCAGTGTGTAACTACTGAGCAAATTGCCAGATTTGTTCCTAAAGAATTATGATCACTTTGGATTTGTAATTTTGCAATTGAGTTATGAATTAGCTAGGATTTAGGTTTGAATTCAGTGTGGTTCACGATTTTAGAGAATCACTTGCAAAATTATTGTTATATATAGAATCATAATTATGAAGGAGAATTAGTGCTTCAATATGAGGATTTGGGTATTTATAAACTGGTCagaagaatttgagagtaccTATATTGATGCAGAAGAGTATTCTACATGTTTCAGTGTTGAAGAATTCAAAAGCAATGTATAAACGCTTTGTATAATGATAATTAGGTTTGAATAAATAGTAGAGATGATGAAAGATGCTCTAATAGGAGGGATGAACTTTGGTTGTCTGTCAGCTAGTTTGATGAAGATATGACAAGTTttggaaatcaaattaagatGGAGAAAAGAGCAACTATACTGATAATATCGTCCGTACAGAATGTGAGTAATTTTCAATGAGTAAGCTTCGGTtaattttaagaagaaaaagaattaaGGAGTTGAGGATTTTAGATGAAATGAAACTGATCAAGAATTGATCATGAATACAATTGGTGTTAAGCTTTTGAATAATTATTGCAAGAAGTTGATGGTATTATGAAAGGTGGTGTATCACTGGAAGAAATAAAAGCTTCTTTTTGAAGATGCATGGTAGTGAAAATAAGAGCAAAGGACCTAGAGGGAATGAAAACCACAAGTATACACTCTTGATGATATAAGTATACACTCTTGATGATATAAGTATAAAGAAAAAGTGGGAGTGCCATAAATTGGTGACCTGGAATTTAGGATTTAATAGGAGTTTGGACTATTAAATTTGGACGTGGACTACTACTTGACTGGAATGAGAATTGTGTTgaagttgtcttgtggttagaaTTGgaatagaagaaaaagaaatgggtTCAaggtaggcctggcaaacgggtcgtgtcagtcgtgttcgtgtcgttttcgtgtaacacctgttatcttaacgggtcgtgtcgtgtcacacctgttatcttaacgggtccttaacaggtcgggtcactttacccaacgggtaaagtgatcCAACCCATTaagacccgttatgacccgttaagaaaaatatttttttttcttaaatttgcacataccacacattgtcacataaatattacttcaaaacattaaaacacatttgtcgcttaagtactacatctacactcgaaaataagagcctcataaaaatacactactaatctattacaaatattaaatgtgcaaggatatgcaaaataaaagcgtttttgttttcaaggttgtgaaacctttctcaaaagtttaaaccttgccaatggaactcaaagtttAATGAAAGTGACTCACTAGTGTGTTTATTcgtacttttattaagtataacataagattttgtggtatccactagtgtaaatattttaaattgaagatcgaattcaatcattgtattcatatagggtcaatgagtgtagttgtaaaaaatcatcaaaatcggagttaaaataaccgttaaattgtgatttttcgtttataaccgtcgaaaagttttgtcccgtaacttaatctttaaatgtttgttttttgcaatttttggcgtatgcgatcttgaagcatatacaaacaagtatgacggttagatcgttgaaactagtttcgtagaatgcgtatcccatcaaaacaatagattcactaacacttaaaagtttattcttactttcattaagtataacataagattttgtggtatccactagtgtaaatattttaaattgaagatcgaattcattcattgtattcatatagggtcaaggagtgtagctgtaaaaaatcatcaaaatcggagttaaaataaccgttaaatcgtgatttttcgtttataaccgtcgaaaagttttgtctcgttacttgatctctgaatgtttgtttttttgcaatttttggcatatgcaatctcaaagtatatacaaacatgtttgacggttagatcgttgaaactagtttcgtagaatgcgtatcccatcaaaacaattgattcactaacacttaagagtttattcatactttcatcaagtataacataagatttttgaTATCCACtactgtaaatattttaaattgaagatcgaattcattcattgtatttatatatggtcaaggagtgtagctgtaaaaaatcatcaaaatcggagttaaaataaccattaaatcgtgatttttcgtttataaccgtcgaaaagttttgtcttgttacttgatctctgaatgtttttttttttgcaattttgggcgtatgtgatctcgaagtatatacaaacatgtttgacggttggatcgttgaaactagttttgtagaatgcgtatcccatcaaaacaattgaTTCAccaacacttaagagtttattcatactttcatcaagtataacataagattttgtggtatccactagtgtaaatattttaaattgaagattgaattcattcattgtattcatttagggtcaaggagtgtagctgtaaaaaagtttcaaaatcggagttaaaataaccgttaaatcgtgatttttcgtttataaccgttgaaaagttttgtctcgttactttatctgtgaatgttttttttttgtaattttttgctgatgcgatctcgaagcatatacaaacaagtttgacggttagatcgttgaaattagttttgtataattcgtatcccatgaagttcaatggtgtgtgtgtgtatacatatatttatttatttattaactagatttaaatctatttattttgtatgtataattattatagtttttaggggtataaaatttaatatatatatatacatatataactattatagttaatattttgggggtataattattatagtatatataattattataattattatagttaatttaatatatatatatatatataattattatagtttttaggggtataaaattgttaaattaatatatataattattatagtatttttttagggttataaaattattaaattaatattctgcttatcgtgtatcgtgttgcccacgtgtatacccgaaccaacccgttatcttaacaggtgcttatcgggttacctgataacgacccgttttgttatcgtgtcgactcgaatacctgttaatttcgtgtcgtgtcgtgtcgggttatcgggtcgtgtcaggaattgccaggcctagttcAAGGTAAAGTGAAGCTTAGGCTTATTGTTTAACAAAAAGGAAATATTTGCACAAGTTTAATGTGTTGGGTAAAAATTTGAGGACAAAATTAGAGAATAAGAATCTTTACAAAATGATGGAAGATTGGATCTTTTTATTACCTTAAAGGTAAGGTACTACTAGAAAACGACATGAGAAATATGAAGTTGACCATTCGTATCAAGGTTAGTGTACGAGTTCAATAAGCTATGAAGCCGAGGAAACAATTTGGGGATGAGAATCCGACATTTAGATACCCATATACATTTGTTGAGTAGTTCACTATTCAGTGGAATGCACATGCAGTATAAAGACTGGAAAGTATTAgctatttgtttcttttcttattcatgtAATTATTGTCATTCACTCGAGTTAAGGGACCGATTGGCTACCAGATCTTTGATACTCTACAGTGGAATGTTCATTGGTTCATGGAATAAGAAATATGATAGATAGCATGATGAGGAAATTGTGCAAAGGTACACACAATTTTCTTGGGATTTTGTGTATTCGACTAAGTACTAGGTATGAGCACTCATAATCACTAGGCTTAAGATTTCGAACTCAACTTGGAGAATTACATGAATCGTTACTCTACATGCAACCATGGATTGACTTGGATATTAGAGTCCGACATGAGAAAGAAAAGTTTGCACTTGTTTGAGTAGCTTGGGTGTGTTGagtaaatttcgaggacgaaattttttttaaggaggGTAGATTGTGAGATCCCGTattttagatatatatatatatatatatatttatatatttaaagaGTTTTTAAGGTTTTCCTCTTAGTATCCACGTGGCAACAATGTTTGAAAGGATGTATGATGTACTCGCAAAGCTACTTGGAGAACACTCCAATCTAGCAGGAGCTGGCTTACAACGAGttaacaaataaattatttattaaatatccTTAGTTAGTCGGCAACTTGCTCGTCATTATCCTTCAACCCAACCGACTGAAGCTATGTATTTATAAGCAGAGACCTTCAGACTGAAACGAGAGGAAGACAAGAAAGAagaaaccgagagagagagagagagagagagagagagagtagagtaGAAGTAGCAAGAAGTTTATATATGTATAAGAGAAAGGAATAAGAAGCTGCAAACTGACAGAAGGCTTGTGGTGTTAACCAATAGCATGTTATGTATGGAGGTATTGATCCCTATATTTTATATCCTTCTCATTCGTAGATTACTCACTGTTATTCAAATTAGTTTTTTGAGCAGATTCCTATTTTGATCACACATAAAGAGATTTAGCTTTGAGTATATAGGGTTTATGGCTGTTATGGTATACTGTACCGTAGGTGGGTTCAAATACCAATAATATCGGGTTCTGTATATTTTGGGATTGTGCGATAAGGAAGGAAGAGAATGGAAAGTTTTCCTACAGGTTTGTATTATAAAACAAGAGGGAACAGAATGTTTCGGATGAGTAGATAAATGGAATGGGTATAAGGAAGAAAGACAATGAAAAATAGAGAGATTAGGGACACTAATATGAGAAATACATCTATTGAGATTTGTTTGGCTAAAGTGCTCTTACTGTTGTTAATTCAGGATTATGGTTTTGTTCTTTGGTTATTGAATGCAGAAATGAATGTGGAAAATAAGAAGAGAACATCGAATTCCATAAGGTATGACCCGTGTGGTTGGTTGGTACATGGAGCTAACTTGTAGTATGACTAGCTTTGGAATCCAGGTAGGGGAAATAAGGCAGACTTTTAcagaaattgattttattaaatttcgtaAAGTACTATAATATTCTTGatctttttggttgatttatATGATTGAGTTTAATTCGCTAATTGCTTCAGTTAAGTGTTTACTTGTTATTGGTTATGGAATTATTGCTGGAATGCTATTCGTTGAGAATATATTGTGAAATATGTGAAATATAAAATGACATCATTTGTGCATCATTCATATTGATGTGGTTGGAATTTCAGTGTTCAAATTGAAAGTATGGAAATGAGGGTAGTTGGAAAGgatcttttgtgtagttgaaTCTATTCATTGTGAAATCAGTTCCAGGCGAGCCCGATGTGCACAGTAGAATAGGATATCGACGGGAATTGTCGATGTGGGTGATTTGGGCTGGAGATCAATGAATTAGATAAGATGACTAGCAAAAGGGGTTTATGAACTTGGGATATCATATGGGGGTTAGTTTCTATAATAGAACATTCGAACCACCTCTGCAGGGGTAAAATGCATGGTATGGGACGTGCAGGTTCGCgtgttttattttataaattaacgGGGGTAACTGAAGAGGTTGCATGGCATTCATGCAT
Proteins encoded in this region:
- the LOC126592268 gene encoding uncharacterized protein LOC126592268, which encodes MRLLTWNCQGIGGDLTVDNLLEQNRLHTPDIVVLLETKNKSSRYGYLKKRLDLEYMHAVEPRSIGGGLCVFWRDATQVTMVKSDDFVIEVKIWDEHKKCHWYLFAIYASTDEKKRRDQWGYLSRRLGNDRRRALLIGDFNDILCNDEKDGGNYRPTSSMRDFRGFVAQNELMDLGFVGYPFTWRNNQEAKPIQQRLDRGLATMGWQDLYPENIIRHVVLEGSDHALLFLSTEKVKAWRGRKFAYDVRWSNLEECRQLVGEE